The Roseibium sp. Sym1 nucleotide sequence CTCTCCGGTGTCTTCCACACCATGCGGCTCGCCCTGCCGAAAATGGCCGAAAAGGGCTTCGGGCGGGTCATCAACATCGCCTCGGTGCACGGGCTTGTGGCCTCGATCAACAAGGCGCCTTACGTCGCTTCCAAATTCGGCGTCGTCGGCATGAGCAAGGTGGCGGCACTGGAATATGCCGCGGAGGGCTCCAAGGCCTCCGGCGGCATCACGGTCAACTGCATCGCCCCCGGCTGGACGGAAACCGCCATCATCGAACCCCAGGTCCAGGCCCGCGCCGCGCTTCATGACGGCGACCGCGACAAGGGCATCGCCGATCTCCTGAAGGAAAAACAACCCTCGCTTCGCACCAGCGACCCGTCCGAAATCGGCGCACTGGCCCTGTGGCTGTGCGCGCCTGTGGCCCATAACGTGACGGGGGTGACGATCCCGGTGGACGGGGGCTGGACGGCGCAGTAGGTGGAGATTAGGGGAGGCGGGAAGGGACGGTCGGCTCTTGGAAATTCACTTACCTATGCCGACATTCGTTAGGACAATCAGGGGTGAGGCCACATCGCTTCGTGGGTTTACGTCGACACCACCTTATAAAATTTAGCGCCGAGATTGGTGGGCAACAAAATAGCATAGTGGAAGTGGAATTTTTCGAACTCGAAATTCAAATTCTTTAGCCTCAGCAAACCTAAATGGACAAGGTCTTCGTTTGTCGAGTTTAATTCACTTACTGTATGTTCGTTCGAAACTTCAGTTGCAAAGTATGGAAATCCATCCGCATAGTCATTTTCTTTAGGACGTGTGACACTTATTTTCTTATTAGTAGACCACGCAAATTTGAGAAGACCTAGTTTTTTCCATTTCGTTCTTTCTATAGCTGAGGACAATTCTTCAACGCTATCGATACTGCTATCTAAAAGCGCCAAAAAAGATAATCCAAAACCTACCCCATTTTCGCTTTCCAGTCTTTTTTCATCATATCCTCCGACTTCTAGGTCAAAAAACTCCATAATTTTGAGAAATCTATCCGCTTCAAAAGAACCGAGGCTCTTGCAAAAATTTATCATTACAATTTGCTCTGTTACGGTCGATTTATCACCCCTCGCAAGAATATTTGCGAACAGTTCTATTACTGTTTCATCTTCCGGGTCTTCTAGAGATACTCCTTCTAACCATGGTGCTAGTATTTTGGGATTTGTGGGCTCTACAGTCTTCCCTTGTTCCTCAATTAACTCCTTCGCCAGTATGAGCGCTTTCTCCGCGCTACGTTGGTTGTAAAGCTTGGTGCGTTGATACTCCATCCAATCACCTGCCATACCAAACGCATGCACAAAAGGTTTGGCAATATCACGGAAATCAGATGTTACAACCTTGGCAGACTCTCCGGTTACCGCCAACTTGGCCGACTTTGTGCTAATTTCAATTTCGACTTTGTCGTTGCTTTGCATACTCTACCCGTCAGCGAATTAGCTAATTTCTATTTGTCAGCGATTCTGACAGCAGCACCTATGTAAACTTCATCTGTTGTCTTTCGAACGACCCTTAGTGTGTTTAATATGATGCTTGTTGATTGGAATTACAAATCATGAAGACCGAGAGGTGTCCTAGCCCACTACATTCACACCAGTAGCCTTCATCTTATGGTGTTCTGCAATTATTTCTTTGGAGAACCAACCGTTCCGGGCCTACGATGTGCCGTGAAACTGTTTAGTTTGGGGTGGGCGCTAATCTTGTCATTCGTGCAAAAATTATAACATTTACACCACTGGCCAAAGCCGCTGTTTTCTGGGCTGAGTGTGTGACGCCTATTTGCTGTGCAATTCAGACGCCGCGAATTGGGACGCGATCATCGGCGTCAATCTCTCCGGCGTCTTCCACACCATGCGCTTGGCCCTGCCGAAAATGGCGGACAAGGGCTTCGGCCGGGTGATCAACATCGCCTCGGTGCACGGCCTGGTGGCGTCCGTCAACAAGGCGCCATACGTTGCCTCCAAATTCGGCGTCGTCGGCATGAGCAAGTTCGGGGCGCTGGAGTACGCCGCGGAGGGCTCTAGGGCCTCCGGCGGCATCACGGTCAACTGCTTCGCCCCCGGCTGGACGGAAACCACCATCATCGAACCTCAGGTGGAAGCTCGCGCCGCTGAGTTCGGCAGCGACCGCGACAAGGGCATTGCTGATCTCTTGAAGGAAAAACAATCGTCGCTGCGGACAAGCGACCCGTCGGAAATCGGTGCGCTGGCGCTGTGGCGCACAACTTGACCGGGGTGACGATCCCGGTAGATGGGGGCTGGACGGCGCAGTAGGGGGAGTTAGACATTCATAACAGCTTAAAGGAACTGTGACCAAAGTTGGGGCCACAAACATGATAGTGCCGTCACTAGGTATGATCCCTCTTTAGGTTTTCTGGGAGTCGACTAAATGCAGGTGCAATTGCACTAAACATGCAATTGGCAATTGAAGGCTGTTCGCAGAATTTGAACCAATATCGTTTGAAACGCCGAAATTGTTTTTTGAGTGACCTGAGACCCGAGTTTCTTCCGGTTTAGCGCAGAGTCCTTTGGTTGATTGGAGTGCTACCCAACGTGCCCCCAGGAAGGGCTAGAGTTTTCCGGACCAAATCAGGAACACGGGCTGGCTGCGTGTTCTGATTTCATGAGATCCACCGGCACTTTGTTGCCGATGGCACCGTGAGGTCTGTGTTCATTGTAGTCCTTGCGCCAATCCTCCAACTTTTCGGTCGCATCCGCAAGGCTCAGGAACCAGTGTGCATTCAGGCACTCCGCCCTGAAACGGCCGTTGAAGGCCTCAATGAAGGCGTTGTCCGTCGGTTTCCCAGGCCTGGAGAAGTCAAGCGTGACGCCCCTTCTATAGGCCCACAGATCGAGATCCCGAGAGATGAACTCGGAGCCCTGATCGACCCGGATCGTCTTCGGATAGCCAATCCGGGTGCAGACAGTTTCCAGCGTTCTCACCACATCCTCGCCACGGTAACTGAAGCGCGGATCAAGCGCCGGCACATAGCGGGAGAACGTGTCGATCACCGTCAGAACGCGGATCTTCCGACCGGTTGCGAGCTGATCATGCACGAAATCCATGGCCCAGACATCATTCGGACCCACGGCTTCCTGGCGATCTTCCCGAAGCTTCGCCTTCACTCGGCGCTTGGGATGCTTGTTCCTCAGTTGCAGGCCCAACTCGTTGTAGATCCGCCGTGTTTTCTTCATGTTGATCACCCAGCCTTCCCGAAGCAGCAATACATGCACCCGCCGGTAACCGAACCGGACGCGCGTCTGGCAAATCTCCCTGATACGCTGTTCCAAAGCGGCCTGGCCGGGCCGACGGGATCTGTAACGGTAGGTCGTCGGGTCAAGCCGGATCACCGCGCACGCACGGCGAATGGACACCGACCAGTCCGACCGCATCTCGTCGACCAGCGTTCTCTTCCGGGCAGGCCTCAGAGCTTTCGTTTGACAATGTCCTGAAGCATCTCCTTGTCGAGCGACAGGTCCGCGACGATCTTCTTCAGCCGGGCATTCTCCTGCTCAAGCTCCCGAAGACGCTTCATCTCCGACGGCATCAAACCCGCGTATTTCTTCCGCCAGTTGAAATAGGTCGCCTGGCTGATGCCAGCTTCACGGCAGATCTCCGCAACCGGAACACCTTCTTCCCCACGCTTGACGATGAACGCCTTCTGCGCATCAGAAAACTTCGATGCCTTCATCAATTCCGCTCCTTCCTCAGCCAGGAAAATCGTCGCGGAAAACTCTAACCCAAATCGAGGGAATTTAGCGGGGGCACATCAGGGGCGTTATCCAGGCCTGGGCGCTGGAAAAAGCACTGATCATGCGGATGAAGGTCTGGGTCATGCTCTTCGCCGGAACGGGGCTGATCGGCGGGGATTGAGATGACCTCGTCCTGCTGTTCCAGGTACTTGTCGAAGATCACCTTATTCCGTGAAGAAATACTCTTTTCCCGGTAGAGGCGAAGCATATAAATCCATGCCAGGCAGGACATGCATGTCACCCGGTGCCCTGGCAACCAGATCACGGTCTTCGCCCAATTCAAGGTGGACGATCGTATCCGCTCCCAACCGTTCGATATGGCGGACTGTACCCTTCCAGCATCCTTCATCTGCCGACAGGGTGAGATGTTCCGGACGAATGCCGTAGATCGAGCCGTTTCCTTTGGGGGCGTGATCTCCGCGCAGAAAGTTCATTTTCGGCGTGCCGATAAATCCCGCGACGAAGGACGAAGCGGGATTTTCGTAGAGTTCCATCGGAGACCCCACCTGTTCGATTTCTCCGTTGTTGAGCACCACGATCTTGTCGGCCATGGTCATCGCTTCGACCTGGTCATGCGTCACGTAGATCATGGTGCTGCGCAGTTTCTGGTGAAGGTCTGTCAGTTCGACCCGCATCTGCGAGCGCAGCGCCGCATCCAGGTTGGAAAGCGGTTCATCGAGCAGAAACACGGCCGGATCGCGTACCATGGCACGGCCAATGGCGACACGCTGGCGCTGGCCCCCGGACAGCGCCTTCGGCTTTCTGTCGAGTAGCGCTTCCAGTTGAAGCGTACGCGCCACGGCGTTTACCCGTTCGGCGATTTCCTCTTTCGGGCGCCTCGCAAGGCTCAGACCGAAACCGATATTCTGCCGGACGCTCAGATGCGGATAGAGCGCATAGTTCTGGAACACCATCGCAATGCCCCGTTCCGAAGGCTCCAGGTTCGTCACATCCCGGTCACCGATGTCGATCCTGCCCTGTGTCGCTTCCTCCAGTCCGGATATCATGCGCAGCAATGTCGATTTTCCGCATCCGGACGGTCCGACAAACACGCAGAACTCGCCGTCCTCGATCTCAAGGTCAATGCCCTTGATGACTTCGAGGCTGCCGAATGACTTGCGTATTCCTTCAAGACGTACACGTGCCATCGATGGCTATCCTTTCACAGCGCCCGAAGTCATTCCGGCGACGATCTGGCGATTGAAGAAAATGAAGACGAGTAGTGGCGGGATCGTGATCAGCAAGATGTTCATGAAGAGCAGGTTCAATTGGCTCACGAACTGGCTCTGGAAGTTATAGAGCGTCAGCTGGACGGTTATGTTTTCACGCCCGGGCAGGTAGTAGAGGGGGTGCGTGAAATCGTTGAAAATCGTGATCGATTGCACGACGATAATGGTTAGCGTAACCGGCTTGAGAAGTGGCAGGACGACGCGGAAAAAGACTTGCCAGGACTTGGCACCGTCGATGATGGCAGCCTCGTCGAGTTCTCTGGGTATCGTTGCGATGAAGTTGCGGTACAAGAGAACGGTGAACCCCAGTCCGTATGCCACCTGGATCAGGATCATTCCCGTCAGTGTCTTGAAAAGATTGATCCCCTGGAGCACCCAGATCGTCGGCACGACCGCCGGCGGGATCATCAGCCCCGCCAGAATGAAGCCATAGGTGAGCCGGGTGACGAGGCTGGGCCTTCGCTGGATTACGAAACCGACCATGGCGCCGAATATCACCAGAAGCGTGATCGCGGCGACCGTGATGACACTCGAGTTCCAGTAGGCAAGCAGAAGCGCGTAGTCACGGGTACGCACCACTTCAACGAGGTTTTGCCAGAACATCCACCGCTCCGGCAGGGTGAAGTCCGGCCGGGCGCTGCCCTGGGCCGTCTTCATGGCGTTTAGGGCAACGAAGATAAACGGGATGATGAAGATGACGAAACCGCCCACGAGCGACAGCCACCCTGTAACCTTGGCGCGCCTGGTCATACGTCGAGTTCCTTGCGGTTCAGCCACCATGCCAGCGGAGCGACAATCAGGGCGATCATCAGGAAAAGGATGACGTTGCCCGCCGTCGACAATCCCCAGAATCCGGCCTGGTATTGTTTGTAGATGACGCTGGCCAGCACGTCGGAAGAGAATCCAGGCCCGCCGCGGGTCATTGCCCAGATCAGATCGAAAAGCCTGAGACCGCCAATCAGCGAAAGAATGATGACCGTCGTTGTTGCCGGCCTGACCAGCGGAACCGTTATGCGCCAGAACTGCTGCCAGCGGGTCGCACCGTCGATCCGGGCGGCCTCATAGTATTCCTGGCCGATCGTGGCGAGACCGGCGATATAGATCAGCGTTGCGAGGCCGACACCACGCCAGACGTCGACCAGCGCCACGGAAATCAGCGCCAGCTTCGGGTTGGTAAGCCAGCCCGGGCCCTCGATCCCGATCCATGACAGCGCAACATTGATCGCGCCCTGTGTCGGGTGCATGAGTTCCTGAAACAGCAGTCCGACGCCGATTGTCGAGACGAGCACCGGAAAGAAGACGACCGAGCGCAGGAAACTCTGAAACATCATGCCTGATGTCAGCAACACCGCGAGCAGCAAGCCGAGCACCGTTTTCAGACCGGACGTCAGGAAGGCGAAGATCAAGGTGTTTGTCATGCCTCGCACGAGAAACGGCTCGGAGAAAAACTGCACGTAGTTTTCGAAGCCGGCAAAGCGCGCATCGAAAGGATCCCAGTAGGTCAGGGAAAAATAGAAGGAAGCGACCGTCGGCACGATGAACAGGACAAGGAACACCGCCGCCGCAGGAAACATGAACCAGTAGGGGTAGGGCGAACTGCGTCGCATTGGCACCTCAAACTTGTCGGAGCCCGCAGATCAGGCGGGCTCCAGTGTCACCTGGCGTGAGATTACCAGTTTGGCAGCCCAAGTTGACGGGCCTGTTTGGCAACGTCCTGGTCATACAGTTCCGCTCCGCTTTTTGCGTCACGGATGCCCGAGCCGACCTCTACGGTGATCTGCTCAAGCGCCGGGCCCTTGACCGGCGAGAGGAATTCCAGAGCGGGGGCGGTACGTCCATCCTCCTGGAAATAGGGAAGCATTTCCGCAACACCGGGACGCACGTCCTCCGGCAAGGTGCAACCTTTCACGACGAAGGGTCCGTTTGCACCGACAGTCTCCACGATCACGTCGCAGGCTTCGGGTGAGGCAACGAAGTTCAGAAAGTCTTTTGCGATCTCCTGCTTCTCGCTCGATTTGGGGATGTAATAGGAGTCAGGCATCCAGACCGTCAGGCCGTTGGATTCCGGATCGTCATTCGGCTGTCCGAAGATACCGACATCATCAAGCAATTCAGGGTGGTTCTGCTTGATCGCGTTGAAGCCGACGGTCAGCATCGGATAATGGACACCGCGTCCGGTCGCGACCATTTCGAGGCCGTCATTGTAGGTCGCAGCGCCGAAATCCTCGTTCAGATATCCGGATTCAAAAACCTGCTGCAGGCGCTCGAAGCTGCGGAGCGCGGCAGCGCTGGTTGCGAACTTGGCTTCGTTGTTGGTGTAGTCTTCTGCGAAGTCCGGAACTTCCGCCTGCACGTTGAAATAGTCCGCAAGTACCAGAATTTGCGACGTCCAGGTGTCCTGATAGGTCTGGATGACAGGTGCCTTGTCCGTCTGTTCATCGATCACGGCGTTGTTGGCCATGAAGTCTTCCCAGGTCGTCGGGATTTCGAGACCCAGTTGCTCGTAGGTTGGGCGGTGATAGAGAATGCCGCCTGCCACTGCCATGTTCCACGGCACGCCGTATATGTTGCCTTCGTCATCTGACACCGTGCTGGTGTAGCTTTCCAGAAGGTTTTCAACATTCGGCACGTCGTTGACCGGCACCAACGTCAGCGATGGCCGGAGAGCCTGCAGAAGCGCACCTGAATTGTGCTCGAAGACATCGGCCATGTCACCGGTCGCCAGCCGGGTCTTGACGATGTTGTCTCCTTCGCTGCCGCCGGGCCGCACTTCGATATCGAACGTCACGTCCGGGTTCTTTGCCGTATAGGCGGCTGCAAGCGCCTCGCCGATCGCTACGGTATCGGGGTTGCTTCCCAGCAGCATCGTCAATTCCTCCGCCGATGCTGCGTTCGCGGCTAAGGAGATTACTCCGATAGCAGCTGCTGTTGTCAGGTATTTGTATCGCATTTCCACCTCCCATGGTTTGCTTGAATGCTATGCGATCAGATCGAACTCGATTTCGTGTCCTCCCGAACCGAGAACGAAACCTTCTTCAGGGACTTCCACGTGTCTGCCGTCCACGGTCAGTCCTTGATAGAGACCGGCCGGAATCCGGCCTTCACAGCCCGACGGCAGGCTGACCTCGTAGGTCACGCGGCGATTGGCCACGCGCCATTCGGCTTCGATGCGACCATGTCGGCAGTCGTGCCAGATGGAGACGTGTCCGAGGGCTGGAAGAATGTGGGGAGCGACCCGCACGCGGTCGAAACCGGGCGCGGTTTCGCAAGGGCTGATGCCCCCGACCGCCTCGAACAGCCATTGGCAGACCGCTCCGTAGGCGTAGTGATTGTAGCTGTTCATGGACGGCTCGTAGATCGTGCCGTCCGGACCGATGGCGTCCCACCTTTCCCAGATAGTGGTGGCGCCCTGTTCAATCTGGTAGAGCCAGCCGGGAACCTTGCGGTTGAGGAATACTTTTTCGGCAAGATCCGTCATGCCGATCTTGGTCAATGCGGGCAGGAGAGCAGGCGTTCCAATGAAACCTGTCCCGATCAGGTAGTCGGCTTCCTCGATCACGCGCCTGAAATACCGTTTGGCTGCATCACGGTGCCGCTCAGGAACAAGGTCGTTCAGAAATGCAAGGGCATAGGACGTCTGGTCGTTGTGAGCGAGGCGGCCCGAGGGACTGATATATTCGTGGGCAAAGGCCTCCCTGATCTCGTCGGCCCGCTTGTCCAGACGCGATCCTTCGCTGGTTTCACCCAATATCCCCGCGATACGGGCCGTCAGGCTGACAGTGATAAAATGGTAGATCGTTGCGGCACAGTCTTCACCGATCGTCGGCCGTGGCTTGCGGTTGTCACCGACCGGTTGCAGCCAGTCGCCGAATGTGAACCCGTCTTCCGGCCATTTGGGGTTGGGGTGAATGATCGGTCCGCCTGACAGGGCCCAGAGGTAGTCCACCCATTTGACCATGGCCGGAAAACACTCCCGCAGGGCGTCTTCGTCTCCATAATGCAGGTAGAGCTGCCAGGGCATGATCACGATGACATCGCCCCAACCGGTCGATCCCGCCCAGTCACCTTGGCCCGGCTTGGCGGTCAGGCGGGTCGGATCGGGTGAGAAATGTGAAATCGCGCCATTCTCGCGCTGATCGTGCATGACGTCGCGCAGATACTTGCGGAAGAATAGCTGAACGTCAGCCAGCCAGCAGGCGGTGCCGGCAAAGACCTGTGCATCCCCTGTCCATCCCATCCGTTCGTCACGCTGAGGGCAATCCGTTGGAACCTCGATGAAATTGCCGCGCTGCGACCAGATCGTGTTCAGGACGAGCCGGTTCACTGTTTCGTCGCCGCACGTAAATCCGCCAGACTGGACCGGCACCGACGAGATCGGAACCGAGACAATGTTCTCGATTTCCGCGGCGCCTTCGATTGTCACACGGGCGTAGCGATAGCCCATGAACGTGAAATGCGGTGAAGTGGTCTCGGGTGCACCGCCCCTGAGCGTGTAGTGAAATGCGCCCCGGGCCTTGCGATAGTTCCGGTTGTCGAATTCGCGGTCGGGCCCGACAACCTCGGAATGCTCCACGAGGACGGATGCACCTTCCTTGCCCTGCACAACGATACGAACGAACCCCGCCACGTTCTGGCCGAAGTCATAGACAGTCCGGCCTTCGGCATCGGTCCAGCTTTCGACAGGATCATGCGGTTCCATCGCGGTGACCGGATCGGCCTCTTGGGGAACCAGCCGGGTATTGTCAAAATCGATTTCATCGACGCCGGACGAAGCTGTGAGACTTTCAAGTCGGGCGTCGTAGTCCTCACCGTAATAGATGCCGGACCGTGTTACCGGCAGCAGCCCGCTTTGCCAGTCCAAATCCGTTTCGAGAAGCAAACCGTCGTCGGACCGGATTTCCGCAATGGCTGCAACGCGATCACCCCAGATATTCGGCATGGCCTCATCGCGGGACATGATGGGTGACCTGAACCAGCCGTCGGCCAACCAGATTTCGATCCTGTTTTCGCCTGGCCGCAGAAATCTCGATACATCGTAGGACTGGTAGGCAATTCGGTCGTCGTAGCAGGTCCAGCCCGGGGTCAGCAGGGCGTCCCCGACGCGTTCGCCGTTCAGGAACACTGCGTAGAGACCTTGCGCCGACACTCTGAGGACCGGACTGGAGCCGGATTGTCCGACGTGAAAAGTACGGCCTACGAAACTGGCGCGGCCACCTTGACCAGCATCACAGGAGGGCGAGATCATCTTCGCGCTCCAGGCATCAGCTACATCACGATTTTTCGCGGAACCCGAACGGAACACCGTCTGATCCACATTCACCTCCCAGTTTGTAGACCGTTCTACATAGAACATTCTACATAACTTGTTCTCAGAATCAAGTGACCCTATTAGACTGGCGTGAAACGGTGAGAGAGGGCCTCATGGCAGATGAAGGCGGGACAAAAACTGCAAAGGTAACGATCCGGACAGTTGCCAAGGATGCCGGCGTTTCTGTTGCAGCCGTTTCCAAAGTCCTTCGAAACGCCTATGGCGTCAGCGATGGGCTGCGGGAAAAAGTGACCGCTTCCATAGAAAAACTCGGATATCGCCCGAGCACGGCAGCACGGGCCATGCGGGGACGGACATATTCCGTCGGATTGCTCGTCGTTGGTATCGGCAATCCGTTTCTTCCGGACTTGATTGACGGGATCAGTGCGGTGCTGTCCGAAGATGGCTATCAGACGTTGATTGGCGTCGGGAGGGCCCAGCTTTCTATCGAGAGCGCGTTGATAGAGTCCATGATCGACAACAAGATGGATGGCCTTATTCTGGTAGGTCCGCGCCTCGCCGGATCGCTGCTGGAGGATTTTGCCCGGCAGATCCCTATGGTGGTTATCGGACATCATGAAGCCACCGCCGACAGTTTTGATACGATCAATTCGGACGACAGGCTGGGCGCAGCGCTCGCGGTGAAGTCGGTCTTCGATGCGGGTTATTCAGATCTGGCAATGATCAGTCCTCCCGCGCGCTTCGGAACGGAATTTGACGTGTTCAGAAAGCGGGAAGAGGGCTACGAGGAAACAATGGCTGAGCTTGGCCATGCGGACCAGGTCCGCATCTTTCGCTGCCGGGAAGGGGCGGAATTTGTCGATGCGGATCTGAGCGCTTTTCTGGATACGCCCGATCGGCCCGAGGCTGTTTTTTGCTGGAGTGACCTCCATGCCGTGCCGCTGCTGGACCTGGCGCGTTCCCGCGGCGTCAAGATCCCGGAAGAGCTGGCGATCATCGGTTACGATAACTCGCCTGTGGCTGCGCTGTCGGCAATTGGCCTTGCGAGTATTGAGCAGCATCCCGGTGCCCTGGGGCGTCTGGCCGCAACAACACTTCTGGAGCGTATTTCGGGCCGCAAAGTCTCAAAGCACCAGATGCTGGAGCCCCGTGTTGTTATGCGGAGCAGCCTTGGGTAAGGGCGCAATCCAGTCGGTGGAATAATTCCGGTCCATCGTCTGGCCGAGGTTCTTGTAACGAGGCTTGGTTTGTTCCAACAGCGGCGGGTCTTCCACCGCTGTCTCGCAGTCAGTCGAGCCTTTGGCCTTGCCAGGGATGGTTCGCCGGGCCGACCGTGAATCCGCTGGCCTTCATTTCCTCACCTGCCTACCCTCTCGCTCAATCTCCGAATGTCGCCCTTCAACCCGGCAGGGCCACATTCGTATTGAATAGCCCTGGATCCCCCTTGATCCCGAGCCCGTTCGCCTTCCGGTGCATCTGGCGGATCTGGCCGCGGGTGAGGGTGAAATCGGTCTTGATGACGTTGTTGTGGGCGTCGACCTGGCTGATCGTCGGCATCATCAGGTTCTTGCCGCCGACGATCTGGCCGAGATGGGGTTCGACGGGCAGGACAATGCTGCCGTGGCCCGGTATCGGCAGGGTCATGGCCTTGGGATGGTCCAGGCCTAGGGCGTGGCCGATCTCGTGGGCCAGGACTTCGCCGGCGGCGAAGGCGCGGCGGTATTTGGTCGGGTCCCGGATCAGGATGGTCGGCGATGTGCCGCTGGTGACGCCATAGGCCACCAGCTTTTTGTTCTGCGCCTCTTCCTCGTTGGTCAGGATGTTGTTGACGAAGAAGACGTTGATATCCGC carries:
- a CDS encoding SDR family NAD(P)-dependent oxidoreductase; translated protein: MSDLNGKTALVTGSVQGIGLAVAKALGSAGARIAVHGLASPEDAAAAVAEIREAGAPEVRFFDADMRDVAAVERMMADVEAWGGADILVNNAGIQKTVSFREADAATWDAIIGVNLSGVFHTMRLALPKMAEKGFGRVINIASVHGLVASINKAPYVASKFGVVGMSKVAALEYAAEGSKASGGITVNCIAPGWTETAIIEPQVQARAALHDGDRDKGIADLLKEKQPSLRTSDPSEIGALALWLCAPVAHNVTGVTIPVDGGWTAQ
- a CDS encoding carbohydrate ABC transporter permease, with the protein product MTRRAKVTGWLSLVGGFVIFIIPFIFVALNAMKTAQGSARPDFTLPERWMFWQNLVEVVRTRDYALLLAYWNSSVITVAAITLLVIFGAMVGFVIQRRPSLVTRLTYGFILAGLMIPPAVVPTIWVLQGINLFKTLTGMILIQVAYGLGFTVLLYRNFIATIPRELDEAAIIDGAKSWQVFFRVVLPLLKPVTLTIIVVQSITIFNDFTHPLYYLPGRENITVQLTLYNFQSQFVSQLNLLFMNILLITIPPLLVFIFFNRQIVAGMTSGAVKG
- a CDS encoding LacI family DNA-binding transcriptional regulator, with product MADEGGTKTAKVTIRTVAKDAGVSVAAVSKVLRNAYGVSDGLREKVTASIEKLGYRPSTAARAMRGRTYSVGLLVVGIGNPFLPDLIDGISAVLSEDGYQTLIGVGRAQLSIESALIESMIDNKMDGLILVGPRLAGSLLEDFARQIPMVVIGHHEATADSFDTINSDDRLGAALAVKSVFDAGYSDLAMISPPARFGTEFDVFRKREEGYEETMAELGHADQVRIFRCREGAEFVDADLSAFLDTPDRPEAVFCWSDLHAVPLLDLARSRGVKIPEELAIIGYDNSPVAALSAIGLASIEQHPGALGRLAATTLLERISGRKVSKHQMLEPRVVMRSSLG
- a CDS encoding SDR family NAD(P)-dependent oxidoreductase; the encoded protein is MCDAYLLCNSDAANWDAIIGVNLSGVFHTMRLALPKMADKGFGRVINIASVHGLVASVNKAPYVASKFGVVGMSKFGALEYAAEGSRASGGITVNCFAPGWTETTIIEPQVEARAAEFGSDRDKGIADLLKEKQSSLRTSDPSEIGALALWRTT
- a CDS encoding ABC transporter ATP-binding protein — encoded protein: MARVRLEGIRKSFGSLEVIKGIDLEIEDGEFCVFVGPSGCGKSTLLRMISGLEEATQGRIDIGDRDVTNLEPSERGIAMVFQNYALYPHLSVRQNIGFGLSLARRPKEEIAERVNAVARTLQLEALLDRKPKALSGGQRQRVAIGRAMVRDPAVFLLDEPLSNLDAALRSQMRVELTDLHQKLRSTMIYVTHDQVEAMTMADKIVVLNNGEIEQVGSPMELYENPASSFVAGFIGTPKMNFLRGDHAPKGNGSIYGIRPEHLTLSADEGCWKGTVRHIERLGADTIVHLELGEDRDLVARAPGDMHVLPGMDLYASPLPGKEYFFTE
- a CDS encoding carbohydrate ABC transporter permease, whose amino-acid sequence is MRRSSPYPYWFMFPAAAVFLVLFIVPTVASFYFSLTYWDPFDARFAGFENYVQFFSEPFLVRGMTNTLIFAFLTSGLKTVLGLLLAVLLTSGMMFQSFLRSVVFFPVLVSTIGVGLLFQELMHPTQGAINVALSWIGIEGPGWLTNPKLALISVALVDVWRGVGLATLIYIAGLATIGQEYYEAARIDGATRWQQFWRITVPLVRPATTTVIILSLIGGLRLFDLIWAMTRGGPGFSSDVLASVIYKQYQAGFWGLSTAGNVILFLMIALIVAPLAWWLNRKELDV
- a CDS encoding family 78 glycoside hydrolase catalytic domain, which produces MFYVERSTNWEVNVDQTVFRSGSAKNRDVADAWSAKMISPSCDAGQGGRASFVGRTFHVGQSGSSPVLRVSAQGLYAVFLNGERVGDALLTPGWTCYDDRIAYQSYDVSRFLRPGENRIEIWLADGWFRSPIMSRDEAMPNIWGDRVAAIAEIRSDDGLLLETDLDWQSGLLPVTRSGIYYGEDYDARLESLTASSGVDEIDFDNTRLVPQEADPVTAMEPHDPVESWTDAEGRTVYDFGQNVAGFVRIVVQGKEGASVLVEHSEVVGPDREFDNRNYRKARGAFHYTLRGGAPETTSPHFTFMGYRYARVTIEGAAEIENIVSVPISSVPVQSGGFTCGDETVNRLVLNTIWSQRGNFIEVPTDCPQRDERMGWTGDAQVFAGTACWLADVQLFFRKYLRDVMHDQRENGAISHFSPDPTRLTAKPGQGDWAGSTGWGDVIVIMPWQLYLHYGDEDALRECFPAMVKWVDYLWALSGGPIIHPNPKWPEDGFTFGDWLQPVGDNRKPRPTIGEDCAATIYHFITVSLTARIAGILGETSEGSRLDKRADEIREAFAHEYISPSGRLAHNDQTSYALAFLNDLVPERHRDAAKRYFRRVIEEADYLIGTGFIGTPALLPALTKIGMTDLAEKVFLNRKVPGWLYQIEQGATTIWERWDAIGPDGTIYEPSMNSYNHYAYGAVCQWLFEAVGGISPCETAPGFDRVRVAPHILPALGHVSIWHDCRHGRIEAEWRVANRRVTYEVSLPSGCEGRIPAGLYQGLTVDGRHVEVPEEGFVLGSGGHEIEFDLIA
- a CDS encoding ABC transporter substrate-binding protein encodes the protein MRYKYLTTAAAIGVISLAANAASAEELTMLLGSNPDTVAIGEALAAAYTAKNPDVTFDIEVRPGGSEGDNIVKTRLATGDMADVFEHNSGALLQALRPSLTLVPVNDVPNVENLLESYTSTVSDDEGNIYGVPWNMAVAGGILYHRPTYEQLGLEIPTTWEDFMANNAVIDEQTDKAPVIQTYQDTWTSQILVLADYFNVQAEVPDFAEDYTNNEAKFATSAAALRSFERLQQVFESGYLNEDFGAATYNDGLEMVATGRGVHYPMLTVGFNAIKQNHPELLDDVGIFGQPNDDPESNGLTVWMPDSYYIPKSSEKQEIAKDFLNFVASPEACDVIVETVGANGPFVVKGCTLPEDVRPGVAEMLPYFQEDGRTAPALEFLSPVKGPALEQITVEVGSGIRDAKSGAELYDQDVAKQARQLGLPNW
- a CDS encoding IS3 family transposase (programmed frameshift), yielding MKASKFSDAQKAFIVKRGEEGVPVAEICREAGISQATYFNWRKKYAGLMPSEMKRLRELEQENARLKKIVADLSLDKEMLQDIVKRKPLRPARKRTLVDEMRSDWSVSIRRACAVIRLDPTTYRYRSRRPGQAALEQRIREICQTRVRFGYRRVHVLLLREGWVINMKKTRRIYNELGLQLRNKHPKRRVKAKLREDRQEAVGPNDVWAMDFVHDQLATGRKIRVLTVIDTFSRYVPALDPRFSYRGEDVVRTLETVCTRIGYPKTIRVDQGSEFISRDLDLWAYRRGVTLDFSRPGKPTDNAFIEAFNGRFRAECLNAHWFLSLADATEKLEDWRKDYNEHRPHGAIGNKVPVDLMKSEHAASPCS